From the genome of Gracilibacillus salitolerans, one region includes:
- a CDS encoding LacI family DNA-binding transcriptional regulator, whose protein sequence is MANIKDIADLAEVSVATVSNVLNNRGRVGEETRQKILKIIEEIDYKPNRVAKSLKMNKTHTIGVIVEDLSVFNAPEIIDGINEFAEENDYSILLTNLRLYKKYGNQFPDVDTCREMVMPLFHQLLSNQVEGIIYIGIHLRNVNGLLPDSSTPVVYTYCDTSDESDISINYDDYKASFDATSYLINKGYQEVALISGLINSESAHARFNGYCNALMSNGLQFNPNYVKTGDWEYESGYKMAMDLLKGEQRPSAILAMNDLMAGGVIKAASELNIHVPDELAIFGFDNREVSSYYTPKLSTVSLPLHDMGEISIKTLIDVIDGKTIKTKKRKLLCELIERDSS, encoded by the coding sequence ATGGCGAATATTAAAGACATAGCTGATTTAGCAGAAGTTTCGGTAGCCACAGTGTCCAATGTATTAAATAATAGAGGCCGAGTTGGTGAAGAAACAAGGCAAAAAATATTAAAAATAATAGAAGAGATTGATTATAAGCCAAACAGAGTTGCTAAAAGTCTTAAGATGAATAAAACACATACTATCGGAGTAATTGTAGAAGATCTCTCCGTTTTTAACGCCCCTGAAATAATTGACGGAATCAATGAATTTGCTGAAGAAAACGATTATTCCATTTTGCTAACGAATTTGCGTTTGTATAAAAAGTACGGAAATCAATTTCCGGATGTTGACACTTGTAGAGAAATGGTGATGCCATTATTTCACCAGTTATTGTCCAACCAGGTAGAAGGAATAATTTATATAGGAATTCATCTTCGTAATGTGAATGGTTTATTACCCGATAGCAGTACCCCAGTGGTATATACGTATTGTGATACTTCTGATGAGTCAGATATTTCGATTAATTATGATGATTATAAGGCATCATTCGATGCAACTAGTTATTTGATAAATAAAGGGTATCAGGAAGTTGCTCTTATTAGTGGGCTTATTAATTCGGAATCCGCTCATGCACGTTTTAACGGTTATTGCAATGCATTAATGAGTAATGGTTTACAGTTCAATCCCAATTATGTAAAAACAGGAGATTGGGAATATGAATCCGGATATAAAATGGCTATGGATTTATTAAAAGGAGAACAAAGACCTTCTGCCATATTGGCTATGAACGACTTAATGGCTGGAGGTGTAATAAAGGCAGCAAGCGAATTGAACATTCATGTTCCTGATGAACTTGCTATTTTCGGATTTGATAATCGAGAGGTCAGCAGTTATTATACACCGAAGTTATCCACTGTTTCATTGCCTCTCCATGATATGGGAGAAATATCTATCAAAACGTTGATTGATGTAATTGATGGTAAGACTATCAAAACGAAAAAAAGAAAATTGTTATGTGAATTGATAGAGAGGGATTCGTCATAA
- a CDS encoding multi antimicrobial extrusion protein MatE, whose product MNEKEAVSEGSQVTFRTLLYFFIPLGLSASLVTISHVIINSTLARAPEPAIVIASYSVAMSLFGLLERCAVILRQTCSTLVRDRTSYTLMKNATFYVLSAIFLLSLVLAYSPLGKGFFSVLLGVSDRMLEPTIDAYRVLMFVTIFSGIRCLYQGVIISNLKTKWLTIGMCVRLICMALLAWILLRNGWVNHGYIGAYIFLAGMAIEALVSVLEGRLIVRELPKKKEKHNIVQQSQIFRFYSPLMIASLIAVSVTPTINAVLGWSTKAEIAIASYAVALSVVHLLNSIASYIHQIVINFYQKDQRIVLRFTVLMSLIPSLMLMLIAYSPVGVWIFQHIIGVSGELLDHSILALRFFILFTLCFPWIDFANGILMIRSKTKVMSFSQTGNVIAAVTALFILIFVFPSGGGSIGAMAQSIGFLVELIILLLFLNATSKKPKQIKFLKMMTRRKKAYTH is encoded by the coding sequence ATGAATGAAAAGGAAGCGGTTTCGGAGGGGAGTCAAGTTACGTTTCGTACTCTTCTTTATTTTTTTATCCCGTTAGGCTTATCGGCTAGCTTAGTAACCATTTCACACGTTATTATAAACAGTACGCTGGCCCGTGCTCCAGAGCCAGCTATTGTGATTGCAAGTTATTCGGTTGCGATGAGCCTTTTTGGATTATTAGAGCGCTGTGCAGTGATACTGCGTCAAACATGTTCTACATTAGTACGAGATAGGACATCCTACACCTTAATGAAAAATGCTACATTTTATGTGTTGTCAGCTATTTTTTTACTAAGTCTTGTCTTAGCATATTCCCCTTTAGGAAAAGGTTTTTTTTCCGTACTGCTTGGTGTCAGTGATCGAATGCTTGAACCAACGATAGATGCTTATCGAGTATTGATGTTTGTGACAATTTTCTCAGGTATTCGTTGTCTGTACCAAGGTGTGATAATATCGAATTTAAAAACCAAATGGCTAACGATTGGGATGTGCGTCCGACTGATTTGCATGGCGCTGTTAGCTTGGATCTTGCTTAGAAACGGATGGGTAAACCATGGTTATATAGGTGCTTATATCTTTTTAGCTGGTATGGCCATTGAAGCACTTGTCAGTGTTCTGGAAGGAAGATTGATCGTTAGAGAATTACCGAAGAAAAAGGAAAAACATAATATTGTTCAACAATCACAGATCTTTCGTTTTTATAGTCCGTTAATGATCGCATCTTTAATTGCAGTTAGTGTCACGCCAACGATCAATGCTGTACTAGGTTGGAGTACGAAAGCGGAAATTGCGATTGCTTCTTATGCTGTTGCTTTGTCTGTTGTCCATTTGTTGAATAGCATTGCCTCGTATATTCATCAAATTGTAATCAATTTTTATCAAAAAGATCAACGCATAGTACTCCGTTTTACTGTGCTCATGAGTTTGATTCCTAGCTTGATGTTAATGCTTATTGCTTATTCTCCAGTCGGTGTATGGATTTTTCAACATATTATCGGAGTTTCTGGAGAGCTGCTTGATCATAGTATTCTAGCATTACGTTTTTTTATTCTATTCACTCTTTGTTTTCCATGGATAGATTTTGCCAATGGGATCCTTATGATTAGAAGTAAAACAAAAGTGATGTCATTTTCACAAACTGGAAATGTCATTGCGGCAGTGACGGCATTGTTTATTCTTATTTTTGTTTTTCCGAGTGGTGGCGGATCGATTGGAGCAATGGCACAATCCATTGGTTTTTTAGTAGAATTGATTATTTTGTTATTATTTTTAAATGCTACATCCAAAAAACCGAAGCAGATCAAATTTTTAAAAATGATGACCAGAAGGAAAAAGGCATATACTCACTAG
- a CDS encoding thioredoxin family protein, translated as MAFTLELGQKAPDFTLPATDGKKYSLVDFDDANVLVVFFTCNHCPFVVGSNEVTRATAEKYANQGVKFVGINSNSVNTKPDDSFEVMVEQMEEKKFPWVYLQDESQDVAKAYGALRTPHFYVFDQNRELIYTGRGLDNPRESEKATVNDLENALSEHLAGKEITTPLTNPLGCNVKWHGKDEHWMPAEACDLV; from the coding sequence ATGGCTTTTACGTTGGAGTTAGGTCAGAAGGCACCGGATTTTACGCTTCCTGCAACAGATGGTAAGAAGTACAGCTTAGTGGATTTTGATGATGCAAATGTTTTGGTCGTTTTCTTCACATGTAATCATTGCCCATTTGTTGTTGGATCGAATGAAGTGACAAGAGCAACTGCCGAAAAGTATGCGAATCAAGGTGTAAAGTTTGTTGGTATCAACTCTAATAGTGTGAATACGAAACCTGATGATTCATTTGAAGTAATGGTGGAACAGATGGAAGAGAAGAAATTCCCGTGGGTGTATTTACAGGATGAGTCGCAAGATGTAGCCAAGGCATATGGTGCTTTGCGGACACCGCATTTTTACGTATTCGATCAAAACCGTGAGTTGATTTATACTGGTCGTGGTCTTGACAATCCACGCGAGTCTGAAAAAGCAACGGTAAATGATTTGGAAAATGCGCTATCTGAACATTTGGCTGGTAAGGAAATTACAACACCATTAACTAATCCGCTCGGTTGTAACGTGAAATGGCATGGTAAAGATGAACATTGGATGCCAGCAGAAGCATGTGATCTAGTATAG
- a CDS encoding energy-coupling factor transporter transmembrane component T family protein encodes MAVNILGYMERTSPIHNLSGITKLIVFLIWSSVAMLTYDTRVLAVLLIASLVIFQLSKIRLKEISFVLIIILAFLALNNVAIYVFSPQEGVHIYGSSHVIWESAGRYNLTWEQLFYQMNITLKYFVVIPAALLFILTTHPSEFAASLNKVGISYKIGIAVSLALRYIPDIQRDFRTIAQVQQTRGIDLSKNEKLTKRLKNVVSIMLPLIFSSLDRIEVISNAMELRSFGKHKKRTWYSARPLLKADVITLIISLVLFIAAMVITFHDGNRFYNPF; translated from the coding sequence ATGGCTGTAAATATATTAGGGTATATGGAACGAACATCACCGATCCACAATTTATCAGGAATTACCAAGCTGATCGTTTTTTTAATTTGGTCTTCCGTTGCTATGCTAACCTATGATACAAGAGTATTGGCGGTGTTATTGATAGCAAGCCTTGTTATATTCCAGCTGTCGAAGATTCGACTAAAGGAGATATCCTTTGTGCTGATCATTATTTTAGCTTTTCTCGCGCTTAATAATGTAGCCATTTATGTATTTTCACCTCAGGAGGGTGTACATATTTATGGTAGTAGTCATGTGATTTGGGAAAGTGCAGGCAGATATAATTTGACATGGGAGCAATTATTTTATCAAATGAATATCACGTTGAAATATTTTGTCGTGATTCCAGCTGCCTTACTGTTTATTCTGACTACACACCCAAGTGAATTTGCGGCATCGCTCAATAAAGTAGGTATTAGTTATAAAATAGGGATTGCTGTATCCTTGGCATTGCGTTATATCCCGGATATCCAACGTGATTTTCGTACCATTGCTCAGGTCCAGCAAACGCGAGGAATTGATTTGTCGAAAAATGAAAAACTAACCAAACGTCTGAAAAATGTAGTTTCAATTATGTTGCCATTAATTTTTTCCAGTCTCGATCGGATTGAAGTAATCAGTAATGCCATGGAGTTACGTAGCTTTGGAAAACATAAAAAGCGTACCTGGTATAGTGCCAGGCCGCTATTAAAGGCTGATGTGATAACATTGATTATTAGTCTGGTGCTTTTTATAGCAGCTATGGTAATCACCTTTCATGATGGCAATCGATTTTATAATCCTTTTTAG
- a CDS encoding ABC transporter ATP-binding protein, whose translation MRQPIIEFNHFTFKYYSQTDPTLRNIDVTIYQGEKVLILGPSGSGKSTLVHCLNGLVPFSYKGDIEGELLIKGSDTRNLDIFTLSQMVGTVLQDTDGQFIGLNVGEDIAFSLENERIPQHEMKTSVQQVAELVEIEHHMDHSIHELSGGQKQRVSVGGVMVNEEVEILLFDEPLANLDPATGQYAMELIDRIHQETSKTIIMIEHRLEDALHIEFDRVIVLHEGEVFFDGAPNQLLASHVLNQVHIREPLYLKALKYSGCKVDSDMGLEHIDTLNIADDCKQQLKEWSIKSKDQDREGSAIRLLEVKNLDFRYQHDLVLQNISFSIRQGEMVSIVGKNGAGKSTLSKLICGFEKMNSGQILLEGEDITNQTIFERASQIGFVLQNPNHMISKHMIYDEVALGLVNRGYSEKEIEERVWKTLKVCGLYPFRNWPISALSYGQKKRVTIASILVLEPNVIILDEPTAGQDFRHYTEMMEFLLRLNDNGTTIVFITHDMHLMLEYTSRSIVLADGRLIADQSAVDVLTNDEIVTRANLKRTSLFDIAVKVGISDPKQFVHQFISYDREVRARWL comes from the coding sequence ATGAGACAACCGATAATAGAATTTAATCATTTCACATTTAAATATTACAGCCAAACGGATCCAACTTTAAGAAATATCGATGTAACCATTTATCAAGGTGAAAAAGTATTAATTCTAGGTCCATCTGGTTCAGGGAAAAGCACACTAGTCCATTGTTTAAATGGGCTAGTTCCATTCTCTTATAAAGGGGATATAGAAGGGGAACTTCTTATCAAAGGAAGCGATACAAGAAATTTAGATATCTTTACCCTCTCTCAAATGGTAGGTACGGTATTACAGGATACAGATGGTCAATTCATCGGGCTTAACGTTGGGGAGGATATCGCTTTTTCTTTAGAAAATGAAAGGATTCCCCAGCACGAGATGAAAACATCCGTTCAACAGGTTGCTGAATTAGTGGAAATAGAGCACCATATGGACCATTCTATTCATGAGCTTTCTGGTGGCCAAAAACAGCGTGTATCTGTAGGCGGTGTTATGGTAAATGAGGAAGTGGAGATTTTGCTTTTTGATGAGCCATTGGCAAATTTAGACCCTGCAACAGGCCAATATGCTATGGAATTAATAGACCGTATTCATCAAGAGACAAGTAAAACGATCATTATGATTGAACATCGCTTAGAGGATGCGCTCCATATTGAGTTTGACAGGGTCATCGTGCTCCATGAGGGTGAAGTGTTCTTCGATGGTGCCCCAAACCAATTATTAGCATCTCATGTGTTAAATCAAGTACATATACGTGAACCACTCTATTTAAAAGCGTTGAAGTACAGTGGTTGTAAGGTTGATTCGGATATGGGGCTGGAGCATATAGATACTTTAAACATCGCTGATGACTGTAAGCAACAATTAAAGGAATGGTCTATCAAGTCTAAAGATCAGGATAGAGAGGGATCTGCCATACGATTATTGGAAGTAAAGAATTTAGATTTTCGATACCAGCATGATCTAGTTTTACAAAATATCTCCTTTTCGATTCGGCAAGGGGAAATGGTCAGTATCGTTGGAAAGAATGGCGCAGGTAAATCTACTTTGTCCAAGCTTATATGTGGTTTTGAGAAAATGAATAGTGGACAGATTCTTTTAGAAGGAGAAGATATCACGAATCAAACCATATTTGAACGAGCAAGCCAAATTGGTTTCGTTTTACAAAATCCGAATCATATGATTTCCAAGCATATGATATATGATGAGGTGGCGTTAGGTCTTGTTAATCGTGGATACTCTGAGAAAGAGATCGAGGAAAGAGTTTGGAAAACCCTAAAGGTATGTGGCTTATACCCGTTCCGCAATTGGCCAATATCAGCTTTAAGTTATGGGCAAAAGAAAAGGGTAACGATTGCTTCTATTTTAGTTTTAGAGCCTAATGTGATCATCTTGGATGAGCCAACTGCCGGTCAGGATTTTCGTCATTATACAGAAATGATGGAATTTTTGCTGCGGCTAAATGATAACGGGACAACGATAGTATTCATCACACATGATATGCACCTAATGCTAGAATACACCTCTAGGTCCATTGTGCTTGCAGATGGCCGGTTAATTGCTGATCAGTCAGCGGTTGATGTTTTAACAAATGATGAGATAGTGACTAGGGCCAATTTAAAGCGTACTTCATTATTTGATATCGCAGTAAAAGTAGGTATTTCAGATCCTAAGCAGTTTGTTCATCAATTTATTTCTTATGATAGAGAGGTTCGAGCAAGATGGCTGTAA
- a CDS encoding ECF-type riboflavin transporter substrate-binding protein, with translation MKGNLSIRTIVAIGIGAAVYVILGRFLTIPTGIPNTNIETAVAFLAFMAVLFGPVAGGLIGLFGHALKDVLLWGSIWWSWVFVSLFVGLFIGLFARRIALEDGAFGTKKIISFNVVQVIVQVIGWFLLAPLLDIIIYAEPANKVFTQGAVAGISNIISVGVIGTILLAAYAKTRTKGNSLSKED, from the coding sequence ATGAAAGGTAATTTATCGATTAGAACGATTGTTGCTATTGGTATTGGTGCTGCTGTATATGTTATTTTGGGACGTTTTTTAACGATTCCAACAGGGATCCCCAATACAAATATTGAGACAGCAGTTGCATTTCTAGCATTTATGGCTGTATTATTCGGCCCTGTCGCCGGTGGACTTATTGGTCTCTTCGGTCATGCACTGAAGGATGTTTTGCTTTGGGGATCTATTTGGTGGAGCTGGGTTTTTGTCTCCCTTTTTGTCGGATTGTTCATTGGATTATTTGCCCGCAGAATTGCCTTAGAGGATGGAGCATTTGGTACGAAGAAAATTATTTCATTTAATGTGGTCCAAGTGATTGTACAGGTTATAGGCTGGTTCCTTTTAGCGCCATTATTAGATATTATTATATATGCAGAGCCGGCAAACAAAGTATTTACTCAAGGTGCAGTAGCGGGTATTTCCAATATTATCTCTGTCGGTGTCATTGGTACGATCTTACTTGCTGCATACGCGAAGACACGGACGAAAGGTAATAGTTTATCGAAGGAAGACTAA
- a CDS encoding SAM hydrolase/SAM-dependent halogenase family protein has protein sequence MTKHLVFQSDFGTSDGAVSAMYGVAKTVDNDLDLYDVTHDIPQYNIWEASYRLYQTICYWPEGSVFVSVVDPGVGSDRLSIVVRTKDNRFIVTPDNGTITHIEDSVGIEEARVIDEKVNRLARSYESYTFHGRDVYAYTGARLAANVISFEEIGPKIDVDQLVKLSTPEVKVDGGIIEGTIDILDIRFGNLWTNIHKDYFQEASIDYGDTLEITILDDTRQVYKNVMSYGKSFADTQVGEPLLYINSLENIGVALNQGSFAKAYHIKTGEKWKIIVRKAPKIVYS, from the coding sequence ATGACAAAGCATTTAGTTTTTCAATCAGATTTTGGTACAAGTGACGGAGCAGTAAGTGCAATGTATGGAGTGGCAAAAACAGTAGACAATGATTTAGATTTATATGATGTTACACATGATATACCGCAATATAATATTTGGGAGGCATCCTATCGGTTGTATCAAACGATTTGTTATTGGCCAGAGGGATCTGTTTTTGTATCTGTTGTCGATCCAGGGGTAGGCTCTGATAGATTAAGTATTGTAGTGAGGACGAAAGACAACCGTTTTATCGTCACACCGGATAATGGAACCATTACCCATATTGAGGATTCTGTTGGTATTGAGGAAGCAAGAGTGATTGACGAAAAAGTAAACAGGCTGGCGAGGTCATATGAATCTTACACTTTTCATGGAAGAGATGTTTATGCATACACAGGGGCAAGACTTGCTGCTAATGTGATCTCTTTTGAAGAAATAGGGCCGAAAATCGATGTAGATCAGCTTGTGAAGCTTTCCACACCGGAAGTGAAGGTAGATGGAGGCATTATTGAGGGAACGATTGATATCTTGGATATTCGTTTTGGTAATCTATGGACCAATATTCATAAGGATTACTTTCAGGAAGCATCTATTGATTATGGAGATACATTAGAAATAACGATTTTAGATGATACACGTCAAGTGTACAAAAACGTGATGTCATATGGTAAGTCATTTGCAGATACCCAGGTAGGTGAACCGTTACTATATATTAATTCCTTAGAAAACATTGGTGTAGCTTTAAATCAAGGATCTTTTGCAAAGGCATACCATATTAAGACAGGAGAAAAATGGAAAATAATTGTACGCAAAGCACCGAAAATTGTGTATAGTTAG
- a CDS encoding pectate lyase family protein, translated as MSFSLFVTLLICLSFQSVSASTPDFSMTGFATQNGGTTGGAGGDTVTVQTGDELVQALKDKGDNTPLTIYVDGTITPNNTPDSKINIKDVSDVSILGVGTNGELDGIGIKVWRADNVIIRNLTIHEVRTGDKDAISIEGPSSNIWVDHNELYASLNVDKDYYDGLFDVKRDAFNITFSWNYVHDGWKAMLMGSSDSDSDDRNITFHHNHFQDLNSRVPSFRHGEGHLYNNYFEGIIDTGINARMGAELLVENNVFENSKDPLGAWYSSSPGYWNVSNNLYINSTGSQPTTSTTNYTVPYNYTLTPVEDVKSVVTQYAGVGVIQP; from the coding sequence ATGTCTTTCAGTCTTTTCGTTACTCTATTAATATGTTTGTCGTTTCAATCTGTATCTGCAAGTACTCCTGATTTCAGTATGACAGGTTTCGCCACTCAAAATGGTGGTACAACTGGTGGTGCTGGTGGAGATACCGTAACTGTTCAAACAGGAGACGAGCTTGTTCAGGCGTTAAAGGACAAAGGTGATAATACTCCTTTAACTATTTATGTGGATGGTACGATTACACCAAACAATACACCTGACAGCAAAATTAATATCAAAGATGTATCAGATGTTTCTATACTAGGTGTTGGTACAAACGGAGAACTTGATGGTATAGGTATTAAAGTGTGGCGAGCAGATAACGTGATAATCCGTAACCTCACGATTCATGAAGTACGTACTGGTGACAAGGATGCCATTAGCATTGAAGGACCATCAAGCAACATTTGGGTGGACCATAATGAACTTTATGCAAGCTTGAATGTGGACAAAGACTATTATGATGGTTTATTTGATGTGAAACGTGATGCATTTAATATCACATTCTCATGGAACTATGTCCATGATGGCTGGAAAGCAATGTTAATGGGTTCATCAGATAGTGACAGCGACGATCGAAACATCACGTTCCATCATAATCATTTTCAAGATCTGAATTCACGTGTTCCTAGCTTCCGTCATGGCGAAGGTCACTTGTATAATAATTACTTTGAAGGAATTATTGATACAGGGATTAATGCCAGAATGGGTGCCGAATTACTGGTAGAAAATAATGTATTTGAAAATTCAAAAGATCCTCTTGGCGCTTGGTATAGCAGCTCTCCAGGTTATTGGAACGTTTCTAACAATTTATATATTAACAGCACTGGTAGTCAACCAACGACATCAACAACCAATTATACCGTTCCATATAACTATACGCTTACACCAGTTGAAGATGTAAAATCAGTTGTGACACAATATGCTGGTGTTGGAGTAATTCAACCGTAA
- a CDS encoding helix-turn-helix domain-containing protein produces MNELNIGEQLRSLRKSLNLTTQEVANRVNISQSYISRFENNRSVPDVDMLAKILNALGTDLATFFSYSEDNQKIPEDLAQLIEMSKQLTPEERIKLTEFLTVLKRNP; encoded by the coding sequence ATGAATGAATTAAATATAGGAGAACAATTAAGATCATTAAGAAAATCTTTAAATTTAACAACGCAGGAAGTTGCAAATCGAGTCAACATCTCCCAATCGTATATTAGTCGATTCGAAAATAATCGTTCCGTTCCTGATGTTGATATGTTAGCCAAAATCTTAAATGCACTTGGTACGGACTTGGCAACTTTCTTTTCTTATTCTGAAGATAATCAAAAAATTCCGGAAGATTTAGCTCAACTTATTGAAATGAGTAAACAATTAACACCGGAAGAAAGAATTAAGTTAACTGAATTTCTTACCGTATTAAAAAGAAATCCTTAG
- a CDS encoding AraC family transcriptional regulator, producing the protein MKNTSDISKQRMYAPEINDLQHEYLVSDNSHYCFETEAEFLRLFRNGDMRSLELFKNDRESFVQTLATSKNRNLRNNLIVLVSNITRAAIEAGCNPKEMVLLMENTVKDLENRLTPIDKEAFFELETKILLIFIRKIKQKRVEGLSKTSWMIVNYVQEHLSENITLDALALYCGRHPNYLSALFKRETNKNIQNYILEERIKKAKHLITYSDYLFIDIAHLCGFESQSYFTVQFKKMVGCTPKEYRNKRAQRKK; encoded by the coding sequence ATGAAAAATACAAGCGATATTTCTAAGCAAAGAATGTATGCACCAGAAATTAATGACCTACAGCACGAGTATTTAGTATCTGATAATTCACATTATTGTTTCGAAACAGAAGCAGAATTTTTGAGGTTATTTAGAAACGGAGATATGCGCTCGTTAGAACTTTTTAAAAATGATCGAGAGAGCTTTGTTCAAACATTAGCAACATCGAAAAATAGAAATCTGAGAAATAATTTAATTGTTTTAGTATCAAATATAACGCGTGCAGCGATAGAGGCAGGTTGTAATCCTAAAGAAATGGTCTTATTAATGGAAAATACAGTAAAAGATCTGGAGAATCGACTCACTCCTATAGATAAAGAAGCTTTTTTTGAATTAGAGACGAAGATATTATTGATTTTTATAAGGAAAATAAAGCAGAAGAGAGTCGAAGGGTTGAGTAAAACATCGTGGATGATTGTTAATTATGTCCAAGAACATTTATCTGAAAACATTACGTTGGATGCTTTGGCATTATATTGTGGCAGACATCCAAACTATTTATCAGCTTTGTTTAAACGCGAAACAAATAAGAATATTCAAAACTATATTTTGGAAGAGCGAATAAAAAAAGCGAAACATCTTATTACATATTCAGACTATTTGTTTATTGACATCGCTCATTTGTGCGGATTTGAAAGTCAAAGTTATTTTACGGTTCAATTTAAAAAAATGGTAGGCTGTACACCTAAAGAATACCGAAATAAGCGAGCGCAGAGAAAGAAGTAA